A stretch of Macadamia integrifolia cultivar HAES 741 chromosome 7, SCU_Mint_v3, whole genome shotgun sequence DNA encodes these proteins:
- the LOC122083730 gene encoding receptor protein kinase CLAVATA1-like produces MSGFYSFLFLSILVAFFISSTSSTDIDVLMKLKAALIGPKGSGLDDWKLSSTPNSYCNFSGVSCDNDARVIALNVSFVSLFGFIAPEIGMLSSLVNLTLTSTNLTGKLPIAIANLTSLKYLNVSNNVISGELPEEVAGGLPELEVFDVYNNNFSGTLPLQIIKLKQLKHLHLGGNFFTGEIPDIYSELQSLEYLGLNGNSHSGRIPASLSRLVNLGELYLGYYNTYEGGMPPEFGYLTSLRKLDISSCNLTGEIPTSLGSLKLLDSLFLQLNRLSGQIPAELSGLVSLMSLDLSNNDLTGEIPDSFSELKELRLLNLFRNHLNGPIAPFIADLPNLEVLQVWENNFTFELPGNLGLNGKLTNLDVTSNHLTGMIPSGLCAGKRLETLILMDNYFFGPIPQELGECKSLTRVRLMNNFFNGTIPPGFFNLPLADMVELSDNHFSGELPDELSGEKLGLLTLSNNVITGKIPAAIGNLVNLQTLSLDINQFTGDIPPEIFQLKVLSKINISSNNLTGSIPSTFSRCFSLTSIDLSQNNLTGEIPSDIASLEILSTLNLSRNQFSGEVPTEIRSMTSLTTLDLSYNNLSGPIPIGGQFFAFNGTTFAGNPNLCNPLHHIPCPSIQNLAMDSEGRKSSSKIIVIIVSVVGSMLLLTTGVLKIKRYWKERRESKAWKLTPFQKLSFKVLDVIECLKEENIIGRGGAGIVYRGSMPDGVDVAIKRLVGRSNGRNDHGFSAEIQTLGRIRHRNIVRLLGFVSNNEANLLLYEYMPNGSLGEMLHGSKGAHLRWEKRYQIAVEAAKGLCYLHHDCSPLIIHRDVKSNNILLDSDLEAHVADFGLAKFLHSPGASECMSSIAGSYGYIAPEYAYTLRVDEKSDVYSFGVVLLELITGRKPVGEFGEGVDIVRWVVKITSEIPNPSSDAAAVLAVVDPRLSGYPLAGVINLFKVAMRCVEENSVERPTMREVVQLLTNPSPSRTNNLLDL; encoded by the exons ATGAGTGGCTTTTacagtttcctttttctttccattcttgttgcttttttcatttcttctacATCCTCCACTGATATTGATGTACTCATGAAGCTTAAAGCTGCACTAATAGGACCAAAAGGTTCAGGACTCGACGACTGGAAACTTTCCTCTACTCCAAACTCATATTGCAACTTCTCAGGGGTCTCATGTGACAATGACGCTCGGGTGATTGCCCTCAACGTCTCATTCGTTTCCCTTTTCGGCTTCATTGCGCCGGAGATAGGTATGTTAAGCTCGCTTGTCAATCTCACACTTACCTCCACCAATCTCACTGGAAAACTCCCCATTGCAATTGCAAACCTGACCTCTCTTAAGTATCTCAACGTCTCCAACAATGTTATCTCTGGTGAGTTACCTGAGGAAGTCGCTGGAGGATTACCTGAGCTTGAGGTGTTTGACGTCTATAACAATAATTTCTCTGGCACTTTACCGCTCCAGATCATCAAGCTGAAACAGCTCAAACACCTGCATCTCGGTGGCAATTTCTTCACCGGCGAAATCCCCGATATATACTCTGAGTTACAGAGTTTGGAATACTTGGGTTTGAACGGTAACAGCCATTCCGGAAGGATTCCGGCTAGTTTAAGCCGTCTAGTGAACCTGGGGGAGCTTTATCTTGGTTATTATAATACGTACGAAGGGGGCATGCCGCCTGAGTTTGGGTATTTAACCTCGCTACGGAAGCTCGATATCAGCAGCTGCAACCTCACCGGCGAGATCCCAACGAGTTTGGGCAGTTTGAAGCTATTGGACTCGTTGTTCTTGCAACTCAATAGACTTTCAGGACAGATTCCAGCGGAACTCTCCGGCCTGGTCAGTCTCATGTCACTGGATCTCTCTAACAATGACCTCACGGGAGAGATACCAGACAGTTTCTCTGAGCTGAAGGAGCTAAGACTTTTGAATCTGTTCCGCAACCATCTCAACGGCCCAATCGCACCGTTCATCGCTGATCTTCCGAATCTCGAGGTGTTGCAGGTGTGGGAGAACAACTTCACGTTTGAACTCCCGGGAAATCTTGGCCTCAATGGGAAGCTTACAAATCTTGACGTGACCTCGAATCATCTCACCGGAATGATACCCTCAGGATTGTGCGCCGGAAAGAGGTTGGAGACGCTGATACTAATGGACAATTACTTTTTTGGACCGATTCCGCAAGAACTCGGTGAGTGCAAATCCTTGACTCGGGTCCGACTCATGAATAATTTCTTCAATGGCACGATTCCACCCGGGTTCTTCAACCTGCCTTTGGCGGATATGGTGGAGCTCAGCGACAACCACTTCAGCGGAGAACTCCCGGACGAGTTATCTGGTGAAAAACTTGGTCTCTTGACGCTATCCAACAACGTGATTACTGGGAAGATTCCTGCGGCTATCGGAAATTTGGTCAATTTGCAAACTCTCTCACTCGACATAAACCAGTTTACCGGCGATATTCCACCGGAGATATTCCAGTTAAAGGTACTTTCCAAGATAAACATCAGCAGTAATAACCTCACTGGCTCGATTCCAAGCACATTCTCTCGCTGCTTCTCCCTCACATCGATTGATTTGAGTCAAAATAATCTAACTGGAGAAATTCCGAGTGACATCGCCAGCTTGGAGATCCTCAGCACTCTCAACCTATCGAGAAACCAATTCTCAGGGGAAGTCCCCACTGAAATCCGATCGATGACGAGCCTCACAACGCTGGATCTCTCTTACAATAACTTGTCGGGTCCGATTCCAATTGGAGGACAATTCTTCGCTTTTAATGGCACCACTTTCGCTGGAAACCCCAATCTCTGTAATCCACTGCACCACATACCCTGCCCATCTATTCAGAACCTGGCAATGGATTCAGAAGGGAGGAAGTCATCATCGaagatcatcgtcatcatcgtATCAGTAGTAGGAAGTATGCTATTACTCACCACCGGCGTTCTAAAGATCAAACGGTACTGGAAGGAGCGGCGGGAATCAAAGGCCTGGAAGCTCACTCCATTCCAGAAACTGAGTTTCAAAGTCCTAGACGTAATCGAATGCTTGAAAGAAGAGAACATCATCGGCAGAGGTGGTGCCGGAATCGTTTACCGGGGATCAATGCCGGATGGCGTGGATGTTGCGATCAAGCGACTGGTCGGAAGGAGCAACGGGAGAAACGATCATGGGTTCTCTGCAGAGATTCAGACTCTGGGAAGGATTCGACATCGAAACATTGTGAGATTGCTAGGGTTTGTCTCGAACAACGAAGCAAATTTGTTGCTGTACGAGTACATGCCGAATGGCAGCTTGGGAGAGATGCTCCACGGATCTAAAGGGGCGCATTTACGGTGGGAGAAGAGGTATCAAATTGCAGTAGAGGCGGCGAAGGGTTTGTGCTATCTTCACCACGATTGCTCTCCTCTGATCATCCATAGGGACGTTAAGTCCAACAATATCTTACTGGATTCGGATTTGGAGGCCCATGTTGCAGACTTCGGGCTCGCCAAGTTCTTACACTCCCCCGGCGCATCGGAGTGTATGTCCTCCATCGCGGGTTCCTACGGCTATATTGCACCAG AGTACGCTTATACGCTGAGAGTGGACGAGAAGAGCGATGTGTACAGCTTCGGGGTGGTGTTGCTGGAGCTGATCACGGGGAGGAAGCCAGTGGGGGAGTTCGGAGAGGGGGTGGATATAGTGAGGTGGGTTGTGAAGATAACGTCGGAGATTCCTAATCCATCGTCGGATGCGGCGGCGGTACTGGCGGTGGTGGATCCTAGGCTAAGTGGGTATCCATTGGCAGGGGTGATCAATTTGTTCAAGGTGGCTATGCGTTGCGTGGAAGAAAATAGTGTGGAAAGGCCAACGATGAGGGAAGTTGTTCAATTGCTCACCAACCCATCCCCTTCGCGTACTAATAATCTCCTTGACCTCTGA